The following are from one region of the Nicotiana tabacum cultivar K326 chromosome 3, ASM71507v2, whole genome shotgun sequence genome:
- the LOC107772200 gene encoding MLO-like protein 6 isoform X1, which translates to MAGGGGGRSLEQTPTWAVAAVCFVLVAISIVIEHIIHLIGKWFKSKNKRALFEALEKIKAELMLLGFISLLLTVGQSPISNICVSEKIGNSWHPCSKKKEEDIIKGEDTNSEDSSEQHRRRLLMAAAGGGVRRILAGGGEDKCAAKGKVAFVSADGIHQLHIFIFVLAVFHVLYCILTLALGNAKMRSWKSWENETKTAEYRFTHDPERFRFTRETSFGRRHLSFWTKNPVLLWIICFFRQFVRSVPKVDYLTLRHGFITAHLAPQSHHKFDFRKYIKRSLEEDFKVVVGISPPIWFLAVLFLLFNTHGWYSYLWLPFIPLIISVSCQVILLVGTKLQVIITKMGLRIHERGEVVKGVPVVQPGDHLFWFNRPRLILYLINFVLFQNAFQLAFFAWTWYEFGLKSCYHDHTEDIVIRISMGVLIQILCSYVTLPLYALVTQMGSNMKPTIFNEKVATALKNWHHTAKKHIKDQSKHSNTVTPMSSRPGTPSHGMSPIHLLRGHYMSDMGSLQNSPRRSNFDHVDHWDNEGGSPSPSRFYQEGDGSSSSYMHQIQLAHLEHDSPEVIGPSSSQVVPLPQEDRDQHEITIAGSREFSFEKRTTSL; encoded by the exons ATGGCTGGTGGTGGAGGTGGAAGATCGTTGGAGCAAACGCCGACGTGGGCGGTTGCCGCAGTTTGTTTTGTGTTAGTTGCAATTTCCATTGTCATAGAACACATCATCCATCTAATTGGAAAG TGGTTCAAGTCTAAAAATAAAAGAGCCTTGTTTGAAGCACTTGAAAAGATCAAAGCAG agcTAATGCTGCTGGGATTCATATCATTGCTGCTAACAGTAGGACAAAGTCCAATTTCCAACATATGTGTAtctgagaaaattggaaattcaTGGCATCCATGTagtaagaagaaagaagaagacatAATTAAGGGTGAAGACACTAATTCTGAAGACTCGTCTGAGCAACACCGGCGGAGACTTCTTATGGCGGCTGCCGGCGGCGGCGTTCGGCGAATTTTGGCTGGCGGTGGAGAGGACAAATGCGCAGCCAAG GGAAAAGTAGCATTTGTGTCTGCCGATGGTATTCATCAACTACACATTTTCATCTTTGTGCTGGCTGTTTTTCACGTTCTCTATTGTATCCTCACTTTGGCTTTGGGAAATGCTAAG ATGAGAAGTTGGAAGTCATGGGAAAACGAAACCAAAACAGCTGAATACCGATTTACTCACG ATCCTGAGAGGTTTCGGTTTACACGAGAGACATCATTTGGGAGAAGGCACTTGAGTTTTTGGACCAAAAATCCTGTCCTACTTTGGATT ATTTGTTTCTTCAGACAATTCGTAAGATCTGTCCCAAAAGTAGATTACTTAACCCTAAGGCATGGATTTATCACG GCGCATTTAGCACCTCAGAGCCACCACAAATTCGATTTCCGGAAGTACATCAAACGATCACTCGAAGAAGATTTCAAAGTGGTCGTAGGGATCAG TCCCCCAATATGGTTTCTCGCTGTGCTGTTCCTACTCTTCAATACTCATG GCTGGTATTCTTATCTCTGGCTACCATTCATCCCCTTAATTATAAGTGTTAGTTGCCAA GTCATATTATTAGTAGGGACCAAGCTACAAGTGATTATAACAAAGATGGGACTAAGGATTCATGAAAGAGGAGAAGTAGTGAAAGGAGTCCCTGTCGTTCAGCCTGGGGATCACCTTTTTTGGTTCAACCGTCCTCGTCTCATTCTTTATCTCATTAATTTTGTCCTCTTTCAG AATGCTTTTCAATTGGCCTTCTTTGCTTGGACTTGG TATGAGTTCGGGCTGAAATCTTGTTATCACGACCATACTGAGGATATCGTCATCAGAATATCTATGGG GGTTCTCATTCAGATTCTCTGCAGTTATGTCACCCTTCCTCTTTATGCCCTCGTGACACAG ATGGGTTCAAACATGAAACCAACCATATTCAATGAGAAAGTAGCAACAGCATTGAAGAACTGGCACCACACAGCAAAGAAACACATTAAGGATCAAAGCAAGCATTCAAATACAGTGACACCAATGTCAAGCAGGCCAGGAACACCCTCTCATGGCATGTCACCCATCCATTTGTTGCGCGGTCATTACATGAGCGATATGGGCAGCCTACAGAACTCGCCCCGTAGATCAAACTTTGATCATGTTGATCACTGGGACAACGAGGGCGGCTCCCCATCACCCTCCCGGTTTTACCAGGAGGGTGATGGCTCATCGTCGTCCTACATGCATCAGATTCAACTTGCTCACTTGGAACATGACTCACCAGAAGTTATTGGGCCTAGCTCGTCACAAGTGGTTCCCCTGCCACAAGAGGATCGCGACCAACATGAGATCACCATTGCTGGATCAAGAGAATTTTCGTTTGAGAAAAGAACGACAAGTTTATAG
- the LOC107772200 gene encoding MLO-like protein 6 isoform X2 translates to MAGGGGGRSLEQTPTWAVAAVCFVLVAISIVIEHIIHLIGKWFKSKNKRALFEALEKIKAELMLLGFISLLLTVGQSPISNICVSEKIGNSWHPCSKKKEEDIIKGEDTNSEDSSEQHRRRLLMAAAGGGVRRILAGGGEDKCAAKGKVAFVSADGIHQLHIFIFVLAVFHVLYCILTLALGNAKMRSWKSWENETKTAEYRFTHDPERFRFTRETSFGRRHLSFWTKNPVLLWIICFFRQFVRSVPKVDYLTLRHGFITAHLAPQSHHKFDFRKYIKRSLEEDFKVVVGISPPIWFLAVLFLLFNTHGWYSYLWLPFIPLIISVILLVGTKLQVIITKMGLRIHERGEVVKGVPVVQPGDHLFWFNRPRLILYLINFVLFQNAFQLAFFAWTWYEFGLKSCYHDHTEDIVIRISMGVLIQILCSYVTLPLYALVTQMGSNMKPTIFNEKVATALKNWHHTAKKHIKDQSKHSNTVTPMSSRPGTPSHGMSPIHLLRGHYMSDMGSLQNSPRRSNFDHVDHWDNEGGSPSPSRFYQEGDGSSSSYMHQIQLAHLEHDSPEVIGPSSSQVVPLPQEDRDQHEITIAGSREFSFEKRTTSL, encoded by the exons ATGGCTGGTGGTGGAGGTGGAAGATCGTTGGAGCAAACGCCGACGTGGGCGGTTGCCGCAGTTTGTTTTGTGTTAGTTGCAATTTCCATTGTCATAGAACACATCATCCATCTAATTGGAAAG TGGTTCAAGTCTAAAAATAAAAGAGCCTTGTTTGAAGCACTTGAAAAGATCAAAGCAG agcTAATGCTGCTGGGATTCATATCATTGCTGCTAACAGTAGGACAAAGTCCAATTTCCAACATATGTGTAtctgagaaaattggaaattcaTGGCATCCATGTagtaagaagaaagaagaagacatAATTAAGGGTGAAGACACTAATTCTGAAGACTCGTCTGAGCAACACCGGCGGAGACTTCTTATGGCGGCTGCCGGCGGCGGCGTTCGGCGAATTTTGGCTGGCGGTGGAGAGGACAAATGCGCAGCCAAG GGAAAAGTAGCATTTGTGTCTGCCGATGGTATTCATCAACTACACATTTTCATCTTTGTGCTGGCTGTTTTTCACGTTCTCTATTGTATCCTCACTTTGGCTTTGGGAAATGCTAAG ATGAGAAGTTGGAAGTCATGGGAAAACGAAACCAAAACAGCTGAATACCGATTTACTCACG ATCCTGAGAGGTTTCGGTTTACACGAGAGACATCATTTGGGAGAAGGCACTTGAGTTTTTGGACCAAAAATCCTGTCCTACTTTGGATT ATTTGTTTCTTCAGACAATTCGTAAGATCTGTCCCAAAAGTAGATTACTTAACCCTAAGGCATGGATTTATCACG GCGCATTTAGCACCTCAGAGCCACCACAAATTCGATTTCCGGAAGTACATCAAACGATCACTCGAAGAAGATTTCAAAGTGGTCGTAGGGATCAG TCCCCCAATATGGTTTCTCGCTGTGCTGTTCCTACTCTTCAATACTCATG GCTGGTATTCTTATCTCTGGCTACCATTCATCCCCTTAATTATAAGT GTCATATTATTAGTAGGGACCAAGCTACAAGTGATTATAACAAAGATGGGACTAAGGATTCATGAAAGAGGAGAAGTAGTGAAAGGAGTCCCTGTCGTTCAGCCTGGGGATCACCTTTTTTGGTTCAACCGTCCTCGTCTCATTCTTTATCTCATTAATTTTGTCCTCTTTCAG AATGCTTTTCAATTGGCCTTCTTTGCTTGGACTTGG TATGAGTTCGGGCTGAAATCTTGTTATCACGACCATACTGAGGATATCGTCATCAGAATATCTATGGG GGTTCTCATTCAGATTCTCTGCAGTTATGTCACCCTTCCTCTTTATGCCCTCGTGACACAG ATGGGTTCAAACATGAAACCAACCATATTCAATGAGAAAGTAGCAACAGCATTGAAGAACTGGCACCACACAGCAAAGAAACACATTAAGGATCAAAGCAAGCATTCAAATACAGTGACACCAATGTCAAGCAGGCCAGGAACACCCTCTCATGGCATGTCACCCATCCATTTGTTGCGCGGTCATTACATGAGCGATATGGGCAGCCTACAGAACTCGCCCCGTAGATCAAACTTTGATCATGTTGATCACTGGGACAACGAGGGCGGCTCCCCATCACCCTCCCGGTTTTACCAGGAGGGTGATGGCTCATCGTCGTCCTACATGCATCAGATTCAACTTGCTCACTTGGAACATGACTCACCAGAAGTTATTGGGCCTAGCTCGTCACAAGTGGTTCCCCTGCCACAAGAGGATCGCGACCAACATGAGATCACCATTGCTGGATCAAGAGAATTTTCGTTTGAGAAAAGAACGACAAGTTTATAG